A single region of the Blastopirellula marina genome encodes:
- a CDS encoding cell division protein ZipA C-terminal FtsZ-binding domain-containing protein: protein MWDVMLYLGLTWGDMDCFHWINPTGIGDDYYFSVETSTPPGYFLPEEIAAGRLQTQDLAFLFSLPRAAAPSTIAERMRKAVEYVQSRLGGEIVYMIDDEEVDFDSAMQEIKRIEAELTEQGFPPGSEAALRFF from the coding sequence ATCTGGGACGTCATGCTGTACCTGGGACTAACCTGGGGAGACATGGACTGCTTCCACTGGATCAATCCCACCGGCATCGGCGACGACTATTACTTCAGCGTCGAAACCTCAACCCCGCCTGGCTACTTCCTGCCCGAAGAGATCGCCGCAGGGCGTCTCCAAACGCAGGACCTCGCCTTCCTGTTCAGTCTTCCTCGCGCGGCCGCACCGTCGACCATCGCCGAGCGGATGCGCAAAGCGGTCGAGTATGTCCAGTCACGTCTTGGGGGCGAGATCGTTTACATGATCGACGATGAAGAAGTCGACTTCGATTCCGCGATGCAGGAAATCAAACGCATTGAGGCCGAACTAACCGAGCAAGGTTTTCCACCCGGCAGCGAAGCGGCGCTGCGATTCTTTTAG